GCTGGGGAGCGGTGTCGGCACGATTCAGCTCGAAGACCTGGACCACTGCGACCTGTACGTCCTGATCGGCGGCAACCCGGCCAGCAACCATCCGCGGCTGATGACCACACTGAAGAATCTGCGCCGTCGTGGCGGACAGGTGATCGTGGTCAATCCAGTGATCGAGACTGGGTTGGTCAACTTCAAAGTGCCTAGCGATCCGTGGAGCATGCTGTTTGGTAGCGAGATCGCCAATCAATACGTCCAGTTGCACATCGGCGGCGACCTGGCGTTGTTGTACGCCGTGATGAAACGCATGCTCGAATTGGGGGCTGTCGACGAGCAATACCTGGCCAGCTATTGCGACGGTTGGCCGGCCTTGAAGGAGCGTTTGCAGCAACTGGACTGGTCCGAGTTGCTGGCCAAGAGCGGCGCGTCGCGCGCCGATATCGATGAGATGGCCGAGCGCTATGCCCGGGCCAAGAACGTCGTCTTTGGCTGGACGATGGGGATCACGCATCACACTAACGGCGTCGAGAACGTCGAAGCGGTTGCCAGCTTGGCGCTGATGCGCGGGATGGTCGGCCGGCCGCACGCGGGCTTGATGCCGATTCGCGGCCACTCGAACGTGCAAGGCATCGGCTCGGTCGGCGTCGCGCCCAAGTTGAAGGATGCGATCTTCCAGCGTCTGCAATCACATTTCAACATTCAACTACCGACCAGCACGGGCATGGACACGATGGCCTGCATGGAAGCCGCGCAGGCCAACAGGGTGCGGTTCGCGATGTGTCTGGGCGGAAACCTGTTCGGCTCGAACCCCGACGCCACCTATGCCCGGGACTCGATGAGCAAGATCGACACGGTGGTTTACCTGAACACGACGCTCAATACCGGTCACGCGCACGGGCTGGGCAAAACGACGATCATCTTGCCCGTGCTAGCCCGCGACGAGGAGCCCCAACCGACGACGCAGGAGTCGATGTTCAGCTATGTGCGGCTCAGCGACGGCGGCCCGGCTCGGCACGAGGGCCCGCGTAGCGAGATCGAAGTAATCGCCAGCCTGGCGCGCGGCGTGCTTGGGGACGATGGGCCGATCGATTGGCGGACCATGGAAGACACGCATCAAATCCGCGAAGCGATTGCCAAGATCATCCCAGGTTGGGAGCAGATCGCCACGATTGATCGAACCAAGCAAGAGTTTCAGATCGCCGGCCGCACGTTCCACGAGCCGAAGTTTCCCACGGCCAATGGCCGCGCGCAGATTTCTGTTCACTCGATTCCCGAGTTGGCTGGCGGTGAGGACGAGTTGCGGCTGATGACGGTGCGGAGCGAGGGGCAATTCAATACAGTCGTTTACGAAGACTACGATCTATACCGAAGCGTCGAGCGCCGCGATGTGATCCTGATGCATCCGGATGACATGCGCCGGCGCGGCTTGCAGAACGATCAGCGCGTGACCGTGACCAGCCAGGCGGGCGAGATGCCGAACATCCTGGCCCGGGCGTGGCCGAAGATCAAAGCGGGGAACGTGCTGATGTACTATCCCGAGGCCAATGTCCTGGTTCCCCGGGCGCTCGATCCACGTTCCAAGACGCCGGCCTTCAAAGCGGTGCTAGTGACCGTGGCGCCGATGGCGCCGGCCACCATGATGCCGCAACGCATTGCACAACCCGTCACCGTTCAATAATCAACCTGGAGGTTCATGCGATGCGTCGCGCAAGTCTGATTGTGGCGTCGGTGGCCGAATGTTTACTTATCGCGCTGGTGGCCCGTGCCGCCGAGTCCGACGGGTTCGTGCCGTTGTTCAACGGGACCGATTTATCGGGTTGGCGGATACCACAAGGGGACAACGGCCACTGGCGCGTTGTCGACGGCGTGATCGACTATGACGCCGAAAGCGAGGCGACCGGCGATAAGAACTTGTGGACCGAAAAAGAATACGGCGATTTCACGCTACGCGCCGATTGGCGGATTAAAGAGACGCCCTACTTGAACCCGCGCGCCAAGATCGTCATGCCCGACGGTCACAACAAGCTCGACGCCGCGGGCAAGGAAATCGACATCATCGTTCCCGACAGCGACTCGGGCATTTTCCTGCGCGGCGAAGGGAAGTCACAGGTCAACATCTGGTGTTGGCCGGTTGGTTCCGGAGAGATCTACGGCTATCGCATGGACAAGAAGATGCCGCCGGAAGTCCACCGTGGCGTCACGCCGCTCGTCGTGGCGGACAAGGATATTGGCCAGTGGAACACCTTCGAGATCACCATTCGCGGCGACCGGGTGTCGGTCAAGTTAAACGGCCAGCAGGTGCTCGAAAACGCTCAACTACCGGGCATTCCCACGCGCGGTCCACTGGCCTTGCAACACCACGGCGGCAAAAAGAACGGCGAGTGGAACAGCCCACCGGCTTTGGTGCAGTTCCGCAATCTCTCGATCAAGGAACTGTAAAGCGGCCTTCAGATCGCACGCTCAATCGGCCAACAGCAGCGCTAAGGCCGCGCCGGCCGCGCCGGCCAGGATGTTGAACTCGCCACGACGCAGGCTGGCAATCAAGTCGCGCCGGTTGTGCAGTTCGACCGTCAGCGGCTCGGTGTCGTGGTGCTCGGGCGCTTGAATCGGCAGGCAATTGCGGGCCACGAACAGGTGCATCTTGCCGCACTCGCGATTGCCGTCGACCGTGTAGCTGCCCAGCGCTTCCCAATTGGTCGTGCCGTAGCCGGTCTCCTCGCGCAGCTCGCGCTCGGCCGCGACCTGGGGGGACTCGCGCAGATCGATAATGCCGGCCGGCATACTGAGCGTCGATACCCGTGGACCGTGTTTGTAGCCGCGAACCAGGATCCATTCTCCCTCGATCGTGGTGGCGGCCACGACGACAAATTCGGGGAGCACGATCCGATAGAAGTCGTCGATTACGCGCCCGCCGGCAAGTTGCACCTGCTCGCGGTGGACCGAGAACCAGGGGGCGATTTCCAGCAGCGGGGTCGAACCAAGCGTCCGCCAGGGTTGCTGAACGTCTGAGCTGAGAGAACCTGGCTGTTGAACTTCCATAACGACAACGCGCTAGCAGAAGAAGCGGATTGTGTTGGCCAGGCCTGGAGACGAACTACGCCGCCTGTGCCAGCGATGGTTGCACTGTATTGTTGTACGCAGCGATGACTTGTTCGGTTGGCCCGAGCATGCGAACTCGGCCGTGATCCATCCAGATAAGCCGATTACACAAACCTTGCAGCGCCGACATGTCGTGACTGGCTAGAACGACAATCTGGGCCGACTGAATCATCGTTTCCATCCTGCGGCGGGCCTTTTCCTGAAAGGCGCGATCGCCGGCACTGAGAATTTCGTCGACGATCAGGATTTCAGGCTCGACGGAGGTGGCAATGGCAAAGCCCAGACGAACGGTCATGCCGGTCGAGTAATAGCGAACGGGCATATCGAGATATTGCCCCAATTCACTGAAATCGGCGATGGCCTGAATACGCTTGGCGATCGTCCGCGGTGTTTCGCCTTGCAAAAAGCTACGGTAGGAAATGTTTTCCCAACCAGAAGCATCGGGCTCGAACCCAAGCGTTACATCAAACAGCGCGCTCACTCGCCCGTTCACATCGCACGTGCCATGCGTGGGAGGGTAAACTCCGGCCAGCGTCTTGAGCAGCGTGCTTTTGCCGGCGCCGTTGTGACCGATAACGCCCAGCCGATCTCCCTCGCTGATCTCGAAGTTCAAAGCGTCGAGCGCTTTAACCGTGATACGCGGGTTCACGTTCTTGCGGAACATGCCCCGCACCACAAACTCCTTGAGCGACATACGTCCCAAGCGGCGCACATCGAAGCTAACACAAACGTCGTCGAGTCGAATGTGGGCCATACCGTGGTTTCTTCGGTGATTTGAAGTTAGCTGCCGTCATTACGGGCGGTGCGTTGTCGCGAGGCCAGTTGTTTGGCCTCGAGGTCTGCCGTTCGACCTGCTAGAGGAAAAAGATCAGCCGGCGTTCCACTCGCGACAGAATCCAACCGGCCAGCGCTACCAGCACGCACGTCGTCGCCCCGGTCAACAACCAGGCGTGCAGCGTGGCCAGCCGGCAGTCAAGGATCGGAGCGCGAATCAGCTCGAGCGCCGCAGCCAGGGGATTCCATTTGATCAACCAGCTCATGCCATGATCGTTGAGCAGTCCGGGCGAATAGAAGACTGGCGTCAAATAAAACGTCATCTGCAATCCAACCTGAACCAAGTGTTGCATGTCGGGAAAAATGACATTTACAACACCCATGCAAACGGCGACGGACCAGGCCAGCACGAAAAGTAGGGCCAGCGCTGGTACCACGCTCCACAGATGCAGCAGGTGTTGAGGGCCGCGCAAACAAACCACCATGGCCAACAGCACCAACAAGCCAATGGCAAAATGCAGTGCCATCCCCAGCGTCACGCGGAGCGGATAAATGGCTAACGGCGCCGGATGTTGGCGGATGTAGATTTCGCTCTGGAAAAAACACTGGCAGCCTTCCGACGTACAGCCAGTCACAAAGCTCCAGAATGCTAGGCCTGACAACACGTACGGCGCGTAGGTGACGACGTCTTCGTGGAACAACTGCGAGAAGACGACGCAAAACACCGTGGTCATGGCGATCGGGTTCATCAGCGACCAGCCAATGCCCAGCCAACTGCGGCGATAGCGGCGGCGCAGGTCGACCTTGACCAACGACATCCAAAAGTACCGCTTGGACCAGATCGAAGAGAAATAGTCGGACGTTGCTATCATGGGCGTTGCACTTCCCACTCCAGGGTTCGGAACGAGGGTGGCGAATATTATCAGCCCGCTTGTTTCGTATCAACAGCGCCCCTGCGTTGCAACTGGGCCGTGCATCTTGCGGCACGCTTCGGGGAGACTGAATTGCGCTTGCTAGCGTGGGGTGATTGGCTCGCCAACGCATCGAGAAGAAGTCGTCTTCATCGCGCGCCGTAAATCTGGCACAATCGCACGCCACACGCTCCGAGTTTGGTTTTGCCCGATTGGGAGTTCCCCTTCCATGTCTCTTGGTCCGCTGGCGCCTCGATTGAATCGCTCAACTGAGGCAGAGCTTGACGAATTGCCTGCAGGGGCAGCCAGCATCGCCGTCGTGATTGTTAACTACAATGGTCGGCATTACCTGGGCCAATGTCTCGACCACCTGGCCGCTCAAACCTTGCGGGCCAAGCGCGTCATCGTGGTCGATAATGCCAGCAGTGACGAATCGCTGGTGGCGGGCGAACGCCACTACCCCACGGTGGAAGTCATTCGGTTGCCCAAGAATATTGGCTTCGCGGCGGCGAACAATGTCGCCATCCGACTGGCGACTGATTGCCGCTGGGTGGCGCTGCTGAACGCCGACGCATTTCCCGAACCAGCCTGGCTGGAAAAGCTACACCATGCGACGGTCGACTCGCCCGAAGTGGCCGTCTTGGGATGCACCCTGGTTCAGGCCAACGATCCAGCCGCGCTCGACGGAACTGGCGACGTCTACCACGTGAGCGGGGTGGCCTGGCGTCGCGACTGGGGACGGCCGGTGTCGAACATGCGTCGTACCTCGGCAGGAACGGTCGGGCCGTGCGCCGCCGCAGCCATGTATCGTCGCGACGCATTATTAGACGTCAACGGCTTTGACGAGGATTTCTTCTGCTATCTCGAAGACGTTGATTTGGGACTGCGTTTGCGGCTCGCCGGCTACCAGTATCGGCACGTTTCGGACGCCACAGTGCGTCACGTGGGATCGGCCATCACCGTCAAGCATAGCGACTTCTACTTGTATCATGGTCACCGGAATCTTCCCTGGGTTTATGTCAAGAACATGCCTGGCGTGTTGTTCTGGCTGTTTTTGCCACAACATTTGTTGTTGAATCTGGCCAGCGTCGTCTACTTTGCCTTGCGCGGGCGCGGTCGAGTCCTGTTGCGCGCCAAGCGTGATGCCATTGGCGGCTTGCCACGTTTCTTGCGCAAGCGTCGACAACAAGCCGCGCAACGGAAAGTCTCATTGGCAGCCACGTTAAAGATGCTCAATTGCGGAGCATTTCTGGCCTACGCTCGTAGCTGGCGCTAGAACCGTTGATGCGGCACGAGTCGCTGCTAACACCCGCCGACAAGAGCTGTGAAACCCTCTTAGGTTCAACTTGGAACTGCTTGTATGAGACCACGAACCAGCCATCCAGTCTTGGCGGCCCAGGGTGATTTAACGGTTGGCACTGCGCTAGCGCCGACAACTACGAACGATTGTCCAGCGGCCGACATCGCTCCCAATACTCGTGCAGGGGTTAACGTGCTAGGCCCGTTCGGTTATCCCTCGGGTCTGCAAGTGTCCACGTTGTCCACGGTCAGGGCGCTGCGGTTACTGGGTACGC
The DNA window shown above is from Planctomycetota bacterium and carries:
- a CDS encoding ABC transporter ATP-binding protein — translated: MAHIRLDDVCVSFDVRRLGRMSLKEFVVRGMFRKNVNPRITVKALDALNFEISEGDRLGVIGHNGAGKSTLLKTLAGVYPPTHGTCDVNGRVSALFDVTLGFEPDASGWENISYRSFLQGETPRTIAKRIQAIADFSELGQYLDMPVRYYSTGMTVRLGFAIATSVEPEILIVDEILSAGDRAFQEKARRRMETMIQSAQIVVLASHDMSALQGLCNRLIWMDHGRVRMLGPTEQVIAAYNNTVQPSLAQAA
- a CDS encoding NUDIX hydrolase is translated as MEVQQPGSLSSDVQQPWRTLGSTPLLEIAPWFSVHREQVQLAGGRVIDDFYRIVLPEFVVVAATTIEGEWILVRGYKHGPRVSTLSMPAGIIDLRESPQVAAERELREETGYGTTNWEALGSYTVDGNRECGKMHLFVARNCLPIQAPEHHDTEPLTVELHNRRDLIASLRRGEFNILAGAAGAALALLLAD
- a CDS encoding glycosyltransferase family 2 protein, whose translation is MSLGPLAPRLNRSTEAELDELPAGAASIAVVIVNYNGRHYLGQCLDHLAAQTLRAKRVIVVDNASSDESLVAGERHYPTVEVIRLPKNIGFAAANNVAIRLATDCRWVALLNADAFPEPAWLEKLHHATVDSPEVAVLGCTLVQANDPAALDGTGDVYHVSGVAWRRDWGRPVSNMRRTSAGTVGPCAAAAMYRRDALLDVNGFDEDFFCYLEDVDLGLRLRLAGYQYRHVSDATVRHVGSAITVKHSDFYLYHGHRNLPWVYVKNMPGVLFWLFLPQHLLLNLASVVYFALRGRGRVLLRAKRDAIGGLPRFLRKRRQQAAQRKVSLAATLKMLNCGAFLAYARSWR
- a CDS encoding DUF1080 domain-containing protein; translation: MRRASLIVASVAECLLIALVARAAESDGFVPLFNGTDLSGWRIPQGDNGHWRVVDGVIDYDAESEATGDKNLWTEKEYGDFTLRADWRIKETPYLNPRAKIVMPDGHNKLDAAGKEIDIIVPDSDSGIFLRGEGKSQVNIWCWPVGSGEIYGYRMDKKMPPEVHRGVTPLVVADKDIGQWNTFEITIRGDRVSVKLNGQQVLENAQLPGIPTRGPLALQHHGGKKNGEWNSPPALVQFRNLSIKEL
- a CDS encoding FdhF/YdeP family oxidoreductase, with amino-acid sequence MRRRRSGGGWAAILYTMRMARRVGFRRLWYALRSRNACKTCALGMGGQQGGMVNESGHFPEVCKKSLQAMAADMQGAIRTDFWSTYSVPQLQSFSPRELEFCGRITQPVILEPGQQYYRPIPWDEALRRIAGQLKQFRSDETFWYFSGRSSNEAGFLLQLFARVYGTNNVNNCSYYCHQASGVGLGGVLGSGVGTIQLEDLDHCDLYVLIGGNPASNHPRLMTTLKNLRRRGGQVIVVNPVIETGLVNFKVPSDPWSMLFGSEIANQYVQLHIGGDLALLYAVMKRMLELGAVDEQYLASYCDGWPALKERLQQLDWSELLAKSGASRADIDEMAERYARAKNVVFGWTMGITHHTNGVENVEAVASLALMRGMVGRPHAGLMPIRGHSNVQGIGSVGVAPKLKDAIFQRLQSHFNIQLPTSTGMDTMACMEAAQANRVRFAMCLGGNLFGSNPDATYARDSMSKIDTVVYLNTTLNTGHAHGLGKTTIILPVLARDEEPQPTTQESMFSYVRLSDGGPARHEGPRSEIEVIASLARGVLGDDGPIDWRTMEDTHQIREAIAKIIPGWEQIATIDRTKQEFQIAGRTFHEPKFPTANGRAQISVHSIPELAGGEDELRLMTVRSEGQFNTVVYEDYDLYRSVERRDVILMHPDDMRRRGLQNDQRVTVTSQAGEMPNILARAWPKIKAGNVLMYYPEANVLVPRALDPRSKTPAFKAVLVTVAPMAPATMMPQRIAQPVTVQ
- a CDS encoding ABC transporter permease, with the translated sequence MIATSDYFSSIWSKRYFWMSLVKVDLRRRYRRSWLGIGWSLMNPIAMTTVFCVVFSQLFHEDVVTYAPYVLSGLAFWSFVTGCTSEGCQCFFQSEIYIRQHPAPLAIYPLRVTLGMALHFAIGLLVLLAMVVCLRGPQHLLHLWSVVPALALLFVLAWSVAVCMGVVNVIFPDMQHLVQVGLQMTFYLTPVFYSPGLLNDHGMSWLIKWNPLAAALELIRAPILDCRLATLHAWLLTGATTCVLVALAGWILSRVERRLIFFL